From a region of the Triticum aestivum cultivar Chinese Spring chromosome 7D, IWGSC CS RefSeq v2.1, whole genome shotgun sequence genome:
- the LOC123169199 gene encoding ureide permease 1 — protein MYLVKDIGGAIGLMAAALVLLGTWPVVLAVLERRGRLPQHTYLDYSITNFLAAVLIALTFGQIGGDTPETPNFLAQLTRPQDYWPSIMFALAGGVVITLGTVATQYGWAYVGLSVTEVMASSLKVVIGTTLNYFLDGRINRAEVLFPGVGCFLIAACLGSLVHSSNAADNQEKLSNSRNYSAGNTAKEDLTQHLLQEGPKDCEEAKPALPNNKTLEKAEAGTADFLIDLEDKRSIKVLGSNTLVGLAIVTFAGVCYSLFAPAFNLATNDQWHTLRDGVPHLVVYTAYFYFCLSSLAVGVALNVWCLYRPMAGVPRSTLRAYVADQEGRGLALLAGLVSGLGNAFTFMAGQAAGYAAADSVQALPLVSTLWGVLLFGEYRRSSRRTYTLLGSMLFMFVVAMAVLMASSAHRKPL, from the exons ATGTATCTGGTGAAGGACATCGGCGGCGCCATCGGCCTGATGGCGGCGGCCTTGGTGCTCCTGGGCACCTGGCCGGTCGTCCTCGCCGTGCTGGAGCGCCGGGGGCGGCTGCCGCAGCACACGTACCTGGACTACTCCATCACCAACTTCCTGGCCGCCGTGCTGATCGCCCTCACATTCGGCCAGATCGGCGGCGACACGCCGGAGACGCCCAACTTCCTCGCTCAGCTGACCCGGCCCCAG GACTACTGGCCGTCGATCATGTTTGCGCTAGCGGGCGGCGTGGTGATCACCCTCGGCACCGTGGCCACGCAGTACGGCTGGGCATACGTCGGGCTTTCGGTCACCGAGGTCATGGCCTCAAGTCTCAAGGTTGTCATAG GGACAACACTGAACTATTTTCTGGACGGCCGGATCAACAGGGCGGAGGTTCTGTTCCCCGGCGTGGGATGCTTTCTGATTGCAGCCTGCCTAGGCTCACTTGTTCACTCCTCCAATGCTGCCGACAACCAGGAGAAGCTATCAAACTCCAGAAACTACTCTGCTGG GAACACTGCAAAGGAAGATCTCACCCAGCACCTCCTCCAAG AGGGACCAAAGGATTGTGAAGAAGCAAAGCCTGCACTACCAAATAATAAGACTCTGGAGAAAGCCGAGGCAGGAACGGCAGATTTCCTCATTGATCTGGAGGACAAGAGATCTATCAAG GTTCTTGGGTCCAACACGCTGGTGGGCCTGGCGATCGTGACGTTCGCGGGGGTGTGCTACTCATTGTTCGCGCCGgcgttcaacctggcgaccaacgACCAGTGGCACACGCTGCGCGACGGCGTGCCGCACCTGGTGGTCTACACGGCCTACTTCTACTTCTGCCTCTCCTCCCTGGCTGTCGGCGTGGCGCTCAACGTTTGGTGCCTCTACCGCCCCATGGCCGGCGTGCCGCGGTCGACGCTGCGGGCGTACGTCGCCGACCAGGAGGGGCGGGGGCTGGCGCTGCTGGCGGGGCTGGTGTCCGGGCTGGGCAACGCGTTCACGTTCATGGCCGGGCAGGCGGCCGGGTACGCGGCGGCGGACTCCGTGCAGGCCCTGCCGCTGGTGAGCACGCTCTGGGGCGTGTTGCTGTTCGGGGAGTACCGGAGGTCGTCGAGGAGGACCTACACGCTGCTGGGGAGCATGCTCTTCATGTTCGTCGTCGCCATGGCCGTGCTCATGGCCTCCTCCGCGCACAGGAAGCCGCTCTGA
- the LOC123168583 gene encoding ureide permease 1 produces MYLVKDIGGAIGLMAAALVLLGTWPVVLAVLERRGRLPQHTYLDYSITNFLAAVLIALTFGQIGGDTPETPNFLTQLTRPQDYWPSIMFALAGGVVITLGTVATQYGWAYVGLSVTEVMASSLKVVIGTTLNYFLDGRINRAEVLFPGVGCFLIAACLGSLVHSSNAADNQEKLSNSRNSTGNTAKEDLTQHLLEDEEPKDCEEAKPALPNNKAVEKAEAGTADFLIDLEDKRSIKVLGSNTLVGLAIVTFAGVCYSLFAPAFNLATNDQWHTLRDGVPHLVVYTAYFYFCLSSLAVGVALNVWCLYRPVAGVPRSTLRAYVADGEGRGLALLAGLVSGLGNAFTFMAGQAAGYAAADSVQALPLVSTFWGVVLFGEYRRSSRRTYTLLGSMLFMFVVAMAVLMASSAHRKPL; encoded by the exons ATGTATCTGGTGAAGGACATCGGCGGCGCCATCGGGCTGATGGCGGCGGCCTTGGTGCTCCTGGGCACCTGGCCGGTCGTCCTCGCCGTGCTGGAGCGCCGGGGGCGGCTGCCGCAGCACACGTACCTGGACTACTCCATCACCAACTTCCTGGCCGCCGTGCTGATCGCCCTCACATTCGGCCAGATCGGCGGCGACACGCCGGAGACGCCCAACTTCCTCACTCAGCTCACCCGGCCCCAG GACTACTGGCCGTCGATCATGTTTGCGCTGGCGGGCGGCGTGGTGATCACCCTCGGCACCGTGGCCACGCAGTACGGCTGGGCATACGTCGGGCTCTCGGTCACCGAGGTCATGGCCTCAAGTCTGAAAGTTGTCATAG GGACAACACTGAACTATTTTCTGGACGGTCGGATCAACAGGGCGGAGGTTCTGTTCCCCGGTGTCGGATGCTTTCTGATTGCAGCCTGCCTAGGCTCACTTGTTCACTCCTCCAATGCTGCCGACAACCAGGAGAAGCTATCAAACTCCAGAAACTCTACTGG GAACACTGCAAAGGAAGATCTCACCCAACACCTCCTTGAAGATG AGGAACCAAAGGATTGTGAAGAAGCAAAGCCTGCACTACCAAATAATAAGGCCGTGGAGAAAGCAGAGGCAGGAACGGCAGATTTCCTCATCGATCTGGAGGACAAGAGATCAATCAAGGTTCTCGGGTCCAACACGCTGGTGGGGCTGGCGATCGTGACGTTCGCGGGGGTGTGCTACTCGCTGTTCGCGCCGgcgttcaacctggcgaccaacgACCAGTGGCACACGCTGCGCGACGGCGTGCCGCACCTGGTGGTCTACACCGCCTACTTCTACTTCTGCCTCTCCTCGCTGGCCGTCGGCGTGGCGCTCAACGTCTGGTGCCTCTACCGCCCCGTGGCCGGCGTGCCGCGGTCCACGCTCCGGGCGTACGTCGCCgacggggaggggagggggctggcgCTGCTGGCGGGGCTGGTGTCCGGGCTGGGCAACGCGTTCACGTTCATGGCCGGGCAGGCGGCCGGGTACGCGGCGGCGGACTCCGTGCAGGCGCTGCCGCTGGTGAGCACCTTCTGGGGCGTGGTGCTGTTCGGGGAGTACCGGAGGTCGTCGAGGAGGACCTACACGCTGCTGGGGAGCATGCTCTTCATgttcgtcgttgccatggccgtGCTCATGGCCTCCTCCGCGCACAGGAAGCCGCTCTGA